From the genome of Argentina anserina chromosome 4, drPotAnse1.1, whole genome shotgun sequence, one region includes:
- the LOC126790597 gene encoding inositol transporter 1 encodes MTLDSSMPGSSGYLDLHPDREMFYFKNPYILGLTVVAGIGGLLFGYDTGVISGALLYIKDDFEVVRNSSFLQETIVSMALVGAMIGAAAGGWINDAYGRKKATLLADVVFALGAIVMAAAPDPYVLILGRLLVGLGVGVASVTAPVYIAEASPSEIRGGLVSTNVLMITGGQFVSYLVNLGFTEVPGTWRWMLGVSAVPAVIQFSLMLCLPESPRWLFMKDDKEKAITVLSNIYEVSRLEDEIEYLSSQAEEERHKKKDVSYWQVFKSKEIRLAFIVGAGLQAFQQFTGINTVMYYSPTIVQMAGFQSNQLALLLSLIVAAMNAAGTVLGIYLIDKCGRRKLALSSLCGVIVSLVILSAAFFFQSSDSSSGIYGWIAVLGLALYIAFFAPGMGPVPWTVNSEIYPEAYRGICGGMSATVNWLSNLIVAQSFLSIAEAVGTGATFLILAVIAVIAFVFVLVLLPETKGLTFEEVERIWKKRAWGSSSNSESLLERADES; translated from the exons GTGTTATATCCGGCGCTCTTCTGTATATCAAAGATGATTTTGAGGTTGTCAGGAACAGTAGCTTCCTCCAG GAAACAATTGTAAGCATGGCCTTGGTTGGTGCCATGATTGGAGCAGCTGCCGGTGGTTGGATTAATGATGCTTATGGACGTAAGAAGGCTACTCTTCTTGCTGATGTTGTATTTGCTCTTGGGGCAATTGTCATGGCTGCTGCCCCCGATCCATATGTTCTTATCTTAGGACGGCTTCTAGTTGGCCTTGGTGTTGGAGTGGCTTCTGTGACTGCTCCTGTCTATATTGCAGAAGCATCCCCTTCAGAAATTAGAGGAGGACTAGTGAGCACTAACGTACTTATGATTACTGGGGGCCAGTTTGTTTCCTATCTTGTAAATCTTGGTTTTACAGAG GTCCCTGGGACATGGCGTTGGATGCTCGGAGTTTCAGCTGTCCCTGCTGTCATTCAGTTTTCTCTCATGCTTTGTCTGCCAGAGTCTCCGCGATGGCTTTTTATGAAA GATGATAAAGAGAAAGCCATAACTGTGCTCTCGAATATTTATGAAGTGTCTCGCTTAGAGGATGAAATTGAGTACCTTTCTTCGCAAGCAGAGGAAGAGCGCCATAAAAAGAAGGATGTTAGCTACTGGCAAGTTTTCaaatcaaaagaaatcagACTTGCATTTATTGTTGGTGCAGGACTTCAG GCATTTCAGCAATTCACTGGTATCAATACGGTCATGTACTATAGCCCAACAATTGTCCAGATGGCTGGCTTCCAGTCCAACCAGTTAGCTCTTTTACTATCCCTTATTGTAGCTGCCATGAATGCTGCTGGAACGGTGCTGGGCATATACCTTATTGACAAGTGTGGCCGAAGGAAACTGGCTCTATCGAGCTTATGCGGTGTTATTGTCTCACTTGTCATCCTCTCAGCTGCATTTTTCTTTCAATCATCTGATTCTTCAAGTGGAATCTACGGATGGATTGCAGTTTTAGGCTTAGCCCTGTACATTGCTTTCTTTGCACCAGGGATGGGACCTGTGCCATGGACCGTGAACTCCGAGATATATCCTGAAGCATACAGAGGTATCTGTGGGGGCATGTCAGCTACTGTGAATTGGCTGTCAAATTTGATCGTGGCACAAAGTTTTCTGTCAATAGCTGAAGCTGTAGGAACCGGTGCAACTTTCCTGATCCTTGCTGTTATCGCTGTTATCGCTTTCGTATTTGTGCTTGTGTTGCTGCCGGAGACGAAAGGGTTGACATTCGAGGAAGTTGAGAGGATTTGGAAGAAAAGAGCTTGGGGGAGTAGTTCTAACTCGGAGAGCCTTCTTGAGAGGGCAGATGAGTCTTAG